In the genome of Candidatus Omnitrophota bacterium, one region contains:
- a CDS encoding PAS domain S-box protein: MNIHRKALLLLVSLIALFFFVFMFLGVITKRRQAAISLAEKEEKVELVDKIIRLKGLSLETFANDYSYWGEMVHFVKTKDMEWARLNIQSGLSTYNANCAWVYDVDKSLVYDINTVGEDALRTLPLPQVALAKIFEKEKLCHFFINTAAGVLEIRGATIHPTEDFLRETPARGYFLVGRLWDQLYVDELEGLTGCEIEYGDRIVLSKLKGAKDAIDIVFTRDFRGWDGGTVVTLRFACISKTLKMFIRTSELDFLTFFIFMVLVLAATSVFVTRSVSLPLRLISDALRTKDTGCIDRMRVWNNEFGDVARLVYDFFEQQKRLLIEISGHKEAEETRRRSEEKYRDIFDNTGLGIFQSTPEGRYLHVNPAFAHMAGFASSAEMLSGVKNIRDLYADPNVRERLKMMLAKDNKISNFEVKIIRVDGGYSWILINAKTVRGLDGDILCYDGTVQDITERKDAEDEIRDWMRRYELIVEASGQVAYDYHVPTGSILWGNTLKKVLGYSTDELNGGFDQWIELLHPDDMVHTAEKLSKAKQSCSHWDEEYRLRHKNGKYVWIRDRGFFIPAKNGVANSQLGMIEDITERKNAEAAIQGAKDYLNTIINTIADPVFVKDSNHNFVLVNDAFCRFLGRSREELEGKSDYTFVPKEQADVFWTNDEIVFNTGNDNINEENITDAQGRVNAIVTKKSLYMDKNGNKFIVGIIRDITERKKIEESLRLAQLGELVSVMAHEINNPVMIISGNTQLLMMNEGINEEDKNNLKVIFEQCQRAKSIIQSLLSFSRPSKGVRKDVEMNSSIEGLLNLVEHQYTLDNIRFRRVYSNALPMVRVDEHQFHEVFMNLLSNAKEALKHGGEIEITTAVEGD, from the coding sequence ATGAATATACATAGAAAAGCTTTGTTGTTACTGGTTTCGCTCATCGCTTTGTTCTTTTTTGTTTTTATGTTCCTGGGAGTGATCACGAAAAGAAGGCAAGCTGCGATCAGCTTAGCCGAAAAAGAGGAGAAAGTCGAACTTGTTGATAAGATCATAAGGCTTAAAGGTTTATCCCTTGAGACTTTCGCCAATGATTACTCTTACTGGGGTGAGATGGTGCATTTTGTTAAGACAAAAGATATGGAATGGGCCAGGTTGAATATTCAGTCTGGCCTTTCAACTTATAACGCCAATTGCGCTTGGGTCTATGATGTCGATAAGTCTTTGGTTTACGATATTAACACTGTGGGCGAAGATGCGTTAAGAACGCTGCCTCTGCCGCAGGTGGCCTTAGCCAAGATATTCGAAAAGGAAAAGCTTTGTCACTTTTTTATTAATACCGCCGCCGGCGTTCTGGAGATTCGGGGCGCGACTATCCATCCTACCGAGGACTTTCTGAGAGAAACCCCGGCCCGGGGCTATTTTTTGGTGGGCCGTTTATGGGACCAGTTGTATGTGGATGAGTTGGAGGGATTGACCGGTTGTGAGATAGAATACGGGGATCGGATCGTTTTGTCTAAGTTGAAAGGCGCGAAAGACGCCATAGATATAGTTTTCACACGGGATTTCCGCGGATGGGATGGCGGGACGGTGGTGACATTACGCTTTGCCTGTATATCTAAAACACTGAAGATGTTCATCCGGACATCGGAACTGGATTTTCTTACGTTCTTTATTTTTATGGTATTGGTGCTTGCAGCCACTTCGGTATTTGTTACCCGGTCGGTAAGCTTGCCGTTACGGCTGATATCAGATGCCTTGCGAACAAAGGATACCGGGTGTATTGACCGGATGCGTGTCTGGAATAACGAATTCGGCGATGTCGCCAGGCTGGTCTATGATTTTTTTGAACAGCAGAAAAGGCTCCTTATCGAAATATCCGGACATAAAGAAGCGGAGGAAACACGGCGCAGAAGCGAGGAGAAATACCGGGATATCTTTGATAATACCGGCCTGGGTATCTTTCAAAGCACCCCGGAAGGCAGATATCTGCATGTCAATCCCGCGTTTGCCCATATGGCGGGGTTTGCCTCATCTGCCGAAATGCTGTCCGGTGTTAAAAACATCCGGGATTTGTACGCTGATCCGAATGTCCGGGAAAGATTGAAAATGATGCTTGCTAAAGATAATAAAATCTCAAACTTTGAAGTAAAAATAATACGGGTTGACGGGGGGTATTCATGGATATTGATAAACGCAAAGACCGTCCGGGGTCTTGATGGTGATATATTGTGCTACGACGGAACTGTGCAGGATATTACCGAACGCAAGGATGCCGAAGATGAGATCCGCGATTGGATGAGGCGTTACGAGTTGATCGTCGAGGCTTCAGGACAGGTGGCGTATGATTATCACGTCCCTACCGGCTCGATACTCTGGGGCAATACCCTGAAAAAGGTCTTGGGCTACAGCACTGATGAACTGAACGGCGGTTTTGATCAATGGATAGAGCTGCTGCATCCCGATGATATGGTTCATACAGCTGAGAAATTGAGCAAGGCCAAACAAAGCTGCTCGCATTGGGATGAAGAGTACCGTCTGCGGCATAAGAACGGCAAATATGTGTGGATCCGTGACCGGGGTTTTTTTATACCGGCCAAGAACGGCGTAGCGAACAGCCAACTGGGGATGATCGAAGATATAACCGAACGCAAGAACGCGGAAGCGGCTATCCAGGGGGCCAAGGATTATTTGAATACGATCATTAATACTATCGCCGATCCGGTATTTGTCAAGGATAGCAACCATAACTTTGTCCTGGTTAATGACGCTTTTTGCAGGTTTCTGGGGCGTTCGCGCGAAGAATTGGAAGGTAAGAGCGATTACACCTTCGTGCCTAAAGAACAGGCGGATGTTTTCTGGACTAATGATGAGATCGTGTTTAATACGGGTAATGATAATATTAACGAGGAAAATATCACCGATGCCCAGGGCAGGGTTAATGCTATAGTTACCAAAAAATCTTTGTACATGGATAAAAACGGGAACAAGTTCATCGTGGGGATCATCCGCGACATTACCGAGCGTAAAAAAATAGAAGAATCCCTGCGCCTGGCACAGCTGGGTGAGCTTGTTTCGGTTATGGCCCACGAAATAAACAACCCGGTTATGATAATTTCAGGCAACACCCAGCTGTTAATGATGAACGAGGGTATTAATGAGGAGGACAAAAACAACCTGAAGGTCATTTTCGAACAATGCCAGCGGGCTAAAAGCATTATTCAAAGTTTGCTCAGTTTCTCGCGCCCGAGCAAGGGTGTCCGTAAAGACGTGGAAATGAACAGCAGCATTGAGGGATTGCTGAACCTGGTGGAACACCAGTATACTTTGGATAATATCCGGTTCAGGCGTGTGTATTCCAATGCCTTGCCGATGGTTCGGGTTGACGAGCACCAGTTTCATGAAGTGTTCATGAATCTCTTAAGTAACGCCAAAGAAGCTCTCAAACATGGCGGGGAGATTGAAATAACCACTGCCGTAGAGGGTGATTT